CTGGGCATCGAGCCGCCCGACAAGTTCCCGCTCGTCTTTTACCGCGACAATGCCGCCGACGTTCAACTAACGATTGACGACGTGCTGGCGATGCCTATCGCCGACAGCCGCGTATTGGAGATTTCCGGCACGGGGCTGAGCAGGGAGCCGGGCCGGAGTGCCACGTTCTTCGCCGCTGAACAGGCCCGCGCCGCCGGGACGACCATCATCCTCGACCTCGACTTCCGCGCCGACCAGTGGCACGACCCGCGCGCGTTCGGCGTCGCCATCCGTTCGATCCTGCCGCTCGTCAACATCGCCCTCGGCACCGAAGCGGAGATCAAAGCCGCCATGTTGCGCGAGGCGGCTCAACTCATAATCTCCAATTCTCAAATCTCCAATCCCGAGGTAGCAGGCGACCTGGCGTCGGCCATTCACGTTCTCCTCAGTCGCGGGCCGGAGGCGTTGGTGGTCAAGCGGGGCGAAAGAGGCGCGTCGGTCTTTCTGGCCGACGGGCAAGTCATAGACGCGCCCGGCTTCCCCATCGAGGTTTACAACGTCCTCGGCGCCGGCGACGCCTTCGCCGCCGGATTCATCTACGGCTACCTCAAAGGCTGGGACTGGCGCAAGGCGGCGCGCATGGGCAACGCTTGCGGCGCAATCGTCGTAACCCGGCACGGCTGCGCGAACTTTATGGGTTATGAGGATGAAGTGTTGATGTTTATCGAAGAACGTGGAGGCTTCTAATGGCACACACAAAACGCCTCACGATGGCTCAGGCCATCATCCAATTTCTGAAAAATCAATACGTCAAACGCGACGGCAATCAACAGCCGTTCTTCGCCGGGTGCTGGGGCATCTTTGGGCACGGCAACGTGACCGGCATCGGGCAGGCGCTGCAACAGAACCCCGACTTCCGCTATTACCAGACGCGCAATGAGCAGGCAATGGTGCACACTGCGGCGGCGTTCGCCAAGATGAATAATCGCCTGCGGACGTTCGCCTGTACCACCTCCATCGGGCCGGGCGCGACGAATATGGTGACGGCGGCGGCGGGCGCGACCATCAACCGCTTGCCCGTCCTGCTCCTACCCGGCGACATTTTTGCGCGGCGCAACGTCGCGCCCGTTCTACAACAATTGGAGTGGGGCGCGTCGCAGGACATCTCCGTCAACGATTGCTTCAAGCCCGTCTCGCGCTACTGGGATCGCCTCAACCGCCCGGAGCAAATCATCACGGCCCTGCCCGAGGCGTTGCGCGTGTTGATCTCTCCAGCCGAGACGGGCGCGGTGACACTTGCTCTGCCGCAAGACGTGCAGGCCGAAGCCTTCGAGTATCCGGCGGCGCTCTTTGAGAAGCGCGTGTGGCACATCCCGCGCCTGAGGCCTGATGCCGCCCTGTTGAAGAAAGCAGTGGATTGGATTCGCGCCAGCAAAGCGCCGCTCATCATCGCCGGCGGCGGCGTGATTTACAGCGAGGCCACCGATGTGCTCGCCCGCTTCGCGGAACGCACCGGCATCCCCGTGGCCGAGACTCAGGCGGGCAAGGGCGCGTTGCGCTACGACCATCCTTCAGCACTCGGCGCGATGGGTGTGACCGGCGCGCCGGGGGCCAACGTCATTGCGCGTGAAGCCGACCTCGTCATCGGCATCGGGACACGCTACAGCGATTTCACCACCGCCTCCAAGACCGCCTTCCAAGACCCGAACGCACGCTTCATCAATATTAACGTGGCCGAGTTCGACGCGCACAAGCACGCCGCCCTGCCGCTGGTGGGCGACGCGCGCATGACGCTCGATGAACTTGAGGCGATGCTGGCCGATTATAAAGTGGCAGACGATTACCGGGCGCGCGCCACACAATTCAACCGCGAGTGGGATGCCGAAGTGAGCCGCCTCTACAACCTGGAGCATGGCCCGCCCATCAGCCAGAGCGAAGTCATCGGCGCGGTGAATGAAGCATCGCGCCCGCAGGACGTGGTGCTGTGCGCGGCGGGCAGCCTGCCCGGCGACCTGCACAAATTGTGGCGGGCGCGCGACCCGAAGGGTTATCATCTTGAATACGGCTACTCGTGCATGGGCTATGAAATAGCGGGCGGATTGGGGGTGAAGATGGCGGCCCCGGAGCGCGAGGTGTACGTGATGGTGGGCGACGGCTCGTATTTGATGATGGCGCAGGAGATCGTCACTTCGCTTCAGGAAGGTTACAAACTCACTATCGTGCTGATCAACAATCACGGCTTTGCCAGCATCGGCGGCCTCTCGGCCTCGCTGGGCAGTGGCGGGTTCGGGACGCACTATCGTTACCGCAACCCGGCGACCGGCCAGCTGGACGGCGAGCGCCTGCCGGTGGACTTCGCCGCGAACGCGCGCAGTCTGGGCGCGCGCGTCATCGAGGCGAGCGATTTGCCCTCGTTGAAGGTTGCGTTGGCTGAGGCGCGTCAGCAGACGCGCACCACCGTGATTGTGATTGAGACGGATCGTGAGCAGCGTGTGCCGGGTTACGAAAGTTGGTGGGATGTGCCGATTGCCGAAGCCTCTGAAATGGAAACGGTGAGGGCGGCATATCAGCAGTATCAGTCGGCGAAAGAAAAGGAACGCTATCACCTATGATGATCTCGCCCGGACGAATACGCGGCCTGCAGGCCAGCGCGGCCCCGCAAGGCATCTTCACCATTCTGGCCATTGATCACCGCGACGCACTGCGGGTGATGTTGGACGCCCACACGCCGGAGTCAGTGCCCGCCTCGCAACTTACCGAATTGAAGCTCGCCATCACCCGGTGCCTCGCGCCGCAAGCCAGCGCGGTGTTGCTCGATCCACTGTACAGCGCGGCGCAGGCGATAACGTCACAGGCCTTGCCCGGTCACGTCGGGCTGTTGTGCGCGCTGGAAGAGCAGGGCTATCTTGGCGATCCACATCGCCGCCGGACGACGTTGTTACCCGGCTGGAGCGTTGAGAAAGCGAAGCGGCTGGGCGCGACCGGAGTCAAAATTCTTCTCTTCTATCATCCTGAAGCGGGGATGGCCGCTGAGAAACAGGAGCAGTTGGTACGCGCGGTGCTGGCCGAGTGCCATCGCTGGGAAACCCCGTTCTTTCTCGAACCGATCTCGTACTCGCTTGACCCGTCTATTCAGAAGGGGAGCGTGGAATTTGCGCGGCTCCGCCGGCGAATCGTGGTGGAGAGCGCCCGCCGTTTGGGGGCGCTGGGGCCGGACGTGCTCAAAGTTGAGTTTCCCGTTGATGTCAAACACGACACGGATCAGGCCGCCTGGGCCGAAGCCTGCGCCGAACTCGATGAAGCCGCCTCAGCGCCGTGGGCCTTGCTCTCTGCCGACGAGCCATTTGAGGTGTTCAAGCAACAGTTGCGTGTGGCATGTCAGGCCGGGTGTTCCGGCTTCTTGGCCGGGCGCGCGGTGTGGCGCGGAGCAGTGAAACTGACCGGCGCGGAGCGAGAGAACTTTCTGGAAAACGTCGCACGCCGCCGCTTCGCCGAACTGGTTGAGATCGCGCTTGAATTCGGCAAGCCCTGGCAACGCCGCCATTCACTGCCGGAGATAAACGAGCAGTGGCATTTGCAATACTGATTGGAAGGAGGCGACGTTGGATCACCTGATCAAACCGAAACACGATTCGAGCATCCTTCTCAGCGTGGCGACTGAATCTGCCGGATGGCAATACTTGAGCTTCAAAGTTGTGGCGCTAAAGGCGGGAGAGAGCTACAGTGAACCCACAGGCCGAAATGAGGTCGCCCTTGTGCCATTAATCGGCAAGGGACTCTTCGATGCTTCGGGCGAACACTTTGAGATTGCTCGCAAGGGCTATTTTGATGAACGGCCTCACGTGCTTTACGCGCCGCCGGGCAAAACCATCACGGTGACGGCCAGCACCGATTTGGAATTTGCAATTGGGGGCGCGCCCGCCGAGGGGAAATATTCCACGCGCCTCTTCACGCCCGCCGAGATGAAGCGGGAGATTCGCGGCGGCGGCGCGGCGCGGCGGCAGGTCAATCATATCCTTGCTCATCCTTTGCCCGCCGAACGGCTAATCCTGTTTGAGGTGTACGTCCCCGGCGGCGCGTGGTCGGGGTGGCCGCCGCACTGCCACGACGGCTACATGGGGTCGCCGTATCTTGAAGAAGTCTATTATTACCGCATTGACCCCGAAGACGGCTTTGCCATTCACCGCAACTACCGGCGCGACAAAGATTTCGATGAACTGTTCGCCGTGCAGAATGGCGATCTGGTTTTGGTGACGCAAGGCTTTCACCCCGTCGCCGCCGCGCCCGGTTCAAACGTTTATTTCCTGAACTATCTGGCCGGGGAGCTGCTCGACGAAGCGCGTGGGACGCCGCCTTTAGATGATCCCGCTTACGCATGGATCAAGGACAATTGGGAGAGAAACCTGCTCAGGCTCCCGATTGGGAATGAGTAGGCCGGGGTGCGCCTTTTCATCTTTGACGACTATCAGGCCCTGAGCCGCGCCGGGGCCGCCCTGGTGGCCGAGGTGGTGGCCGCCCGGCCTACCGCCGCGCTGGTGCTGGCCACTGGCGTCACCCCCATGGGGCTGTATCAGGAACTGGCCGAAAGGCGAGACCGCGGCGCCTTCGACACTTCACAGCTTCGCATTTTTCAACTGGACGAATATCTGGGCTTGGGGCCTGACGACCAGCGATCACTATTTCTTTGGATGAAGCGCGCTGTCTTGGCTCCTTGGGCGATAACACCGGCCAATGTCGCGCGCTTGCCCGGCAACAGTTCCGAGCCCCAAGTTGCCTGTCGCGTTTATGACCGTGCCATAGAAGCAGTGGGTGGGTTCGACCTCGCTGTGCTCGGCTTAGGGTCGAACGGCCATTTGGGCTTTAACGAGCCGCCCGCTGACCCAACATCACGCACCCACATAGTTGCCTTGACCGAGGCGAGTGTTGAAAGTAATGCGCGCTACTGGGGTGGGCGCGACCAGGTTCCTCGCCAGGCATTAACGGTCGGCTTGGCCTGGCTGTTGGCCGCGCGCCACATTCTGCTGGTAGTCTCTGGCGAACACAAGCGGGCTATCCTCCGGCGCGTGGTCGAAGGGCCAGTCAGCCCAGAGACGCCTGCTTCGTATTTACAAAAGGCGGCCAATGTGACGGTGATTGCAGATAAAGCGGCGTGGGGTGACATCACGCAGGTCACATGAATTACTCACAATAGAACTGCCGGAATTGGCTATTATTGATCAGGCAACATTCGATGCAGCACAAAAGCGACATGCGAAGAATAGAGCGAGAGCCAGCCGTAATCGCAAGCGCGAATACCTTTTAGCCGGCCACATACAGTGTATTTGCAATAAAGCAATGTGCGGTAGAACTGCGATAAAAAAGGGTTGCCCAACACGCGCTTATTATAGGTGCGCCGATGAGGTCAGAGGTAGACATTTGCGAAGATGCCGGGAACGAGAAATTAGAGCGGATGTTGCTGACCCAATAGTTTGGGAGTGGACGGGGGCAATACTGTTCAATGAGCGAGTGAAAGCACAAAGAAAGTTACGAAGCTTCTATCTCTGTATAAGCTGGGATATTACATCCTGTTTATAGCGCTTGCTAGTCTAATCGGCGAGTTGCCTTACCCGAAATGAGCCACAGGCTCATCCCCACTTGGGGATCACCCCAAGATTTCTGCATTCATCACAACAAAGGGGCGAACAACAGGGGCAGGCGGAGCGCGTGTTGACCGCCGTTGACTGTCACCGGCTAACCCTCAGCCTGATTTTCCCAGGGATGTGAATGCACCGTCGAGCCAGTCATTGGCATCATCAAAGAAGTGCTGGACTTTCGGCAGTTCTCCTTGCGCGGCCTGGCGGCCGCAACCAGTGAGTGGTGCTTGGTGTGTTTGGCCTACAACCTGAAACGGTTGCATATCTTGTGGCCCGCCTTAGGGAGGTGGCTTTAACACGCCTGCTGACTGAAAAAAGAGTAGCCACCTGAGTTCCAGAGCGTGAAATGAGATCCAAACGAGGCTGATCGCCTTAGCGAAGTTCACTTGTTCCCGCTCCGAGACTTTCTCTCCGACAAACTGCTAGAGCCTATCCAGTTC
This DNA window, taken from Chloroflexota bacterium, encodes the following:
- the iolC gene encoding 5-dehydro-2-deoxygluconokinase, with protein sequence MPEKQFDLITMGRSSIDLYANDVGAAFVDIKSFAAYVGGSPTNIAVGARRLGLRVALLTAVGNDPVGDFILNFLNSEGIDTRFIPRKPGARSSAVVLGIEPPDKFPLVFYRDNAADVQLTIDDVLAMPIADSRVLEISGTGLSREPGRSATFFAAEQARAAGTTIILDLDFRADQWHDPRAFGVAIRSILPLVNIALGTEAEIKAAMLREAAQLIISNSQISNPEVAGDLASAIHVLLSRGPEALVVKRGERGASVFLADGQVIDAPGFPIEVYNVLGAGDAFAAGFIYGYLKGWDWRKAARMGNACGAIVVTRHGCANFMGYEDEVLMFIEERGGF
- the iolD gene encoding 3D-(3,5/4)-trihydroxycyclohexane-1,2-dione acylhydrolase (decyclizing), whose translation is MAQAIIQFLKNQYVKRDGNQQPFFAGCWGIFGHGNVTGIGQALQQNPDFRYYQTRNEQAMVHTAAAFAKMNNRLRTFACTTSIGPGATNMVTAAAGATINRLPVLLLPGDIFARRNVAPVLQQLEWGASQDISVNDCFKPVSRYWDRLNRPEQIITALPEALRVLISPAETGAVTLALPQDVQAEAFEYPAALFEKRVWHIPRLRPDAALLKKAVDWIRASKAPLIIAGGGVIYSEATDVLARFAERTGIPVAETQAGKGALRYDHPSALGAMGVTGAPGANVIAREADLVIGIGTRYSDFTTASKTAFQDPNARFININVAEFDAHKHAALPLVGDARMTLDELEAMLADYKVADDYRARATQFNREWDAEVSRLYNLEHGPPISQSEVIGAVNEASRPQDVVLCAAGSLPGDLHKLWRARDPKGYHLEYGYSCMGYEIAGGLGVKMAAPEREVYVMVGDGSYLMMAQEIVTSLQEGYKLTIVLINNHGFASIGGLSASLGSGGFGTHYRYRNPATGQLDGERLPVDFAANARSLGARVIEASDLPSLKVALAEARQQTRTTVIVIETDREQRVPGYESWWDVPIAEASEMETVRAAYQQYQSAKEKERYHL
- a CDS encoding tagatose 1,6-diphosphate aldolase, with translation MMISPGRIRGLQASAAPQGIFTILAIDHRDALRVMLDAHTPESVPASQLTELKLAITRCLAPQASAVLLDPLYSAAQAITSQALPGHVGLLCALEEQGYLGDPHRRRTTLLPGWSVEKAKRLGATGVKILLFYHPEAGMAAEKQEQLVRAVLAECHRWETPFFLEPISYSLDPSIQKGSVEFARLRRRIVVESARRLGALGPDVLKVEFPVDVKHDTDQAAWAEACAELDEAASAPWALLSADEPFEVFKQQLRVACQAGCSGFLAGRAVWRGAVKLTGAERENFLENVARRRFAELVEIALEFGKPWQRRHSLPEINEQWHLQY
- the iolB gene encoding 5-deoxy-glucuronate isomerase; amino-acid sequence: MDHLIKPKHDSSILLSVATESAGWQYLSFKVVALKAGESYSEPTGRNEVALVPLIGKGLFDASGEHFEIARKGYFDERPHVLYAPPGKTITVTASTDLEFAIGGAPAEGKYSTRLFTPAEMKREIRGGGAARRQVNHILAHPLPAERLILFEVYVPGGAWSGWPPHCHDGYMGSPYLEEVYYYRIDPEDGFAIHRNYRRDKDFDELFAVQNGDLVLVTQGFHPVAAAPGSNVYFLNYLAGELLDEARGTPPLDDPAYAWIKDNWERNLLRLPIGNE
- a CDS encoding glucosamine-6-phosphate deaminase; translation: MRLFIFDDYQALSRAGAALVAEVVAARPTAALVLATGVTPMGLYQELAERRDRGAFDTSQLRIFQLDEYLGLGPDDQRSLFLWMKRAVLAPWAITPANVARLPGNSSEPQVACRVYDRAIEAVGGFDLAVLGLGSNGHLGFNEPPADPTSRTHIVALTEASVESNARYWGGRDQVPRQALTVGLAWLLAARHILLVVSGEHKRAILRRVVEGPVSPETPASYLQKAANVTVIADKAAWGDITQVT
- a CDS encoding recombinase zinc beta ribbon domain-containing protein translates to MAIIDQATFDAAQKRHAKNRARASRNRKREYLLAGHIQCICNKAMCGRTAIKKGCPTRAYYRCADEVRGRHLRRCREREIRADVADPIVWEWTGAILFNERVKAQRKLRSFYLCISWDITSCL